From the Flavobacterium galactosidilyticum genome, one window contains:
- a CDS encoding PepSY-associated TM helix domain-containing protein, with protein MKKKTFRNLHRDLGYFYIGLIISFAASGLMMNHRDSWHPEKYTTETKSIAVQLPEEDQINEKFAESLGKKLGIDDKFRRHSVKKGVFKISYEKNDVEIDMKTGKGEIVTFVKTPIISQTMQLHKSTSNFWIYYSDIFAISLIVIALTGTIMVKAGKFSFKERGWKLALAGIIFPLIFLFLLA; from the coding sequence ATGAAAAAGAAAACCTTCCGCAATTTACACCGAGATTTAGGTTATTTCTATATTGGCTTAATCATTTCCTTTGCCGCATCAGGTTTAATGATGAATCATAGAGATTCTTGGCATCCTGAAAAGTACACTACCGAAACAAAATCTATAGCAGTACAATTACCTGAAGAAGATCAAATCAACGAAAAATTTGCAGAGAGTTTAGGAAAAAAGTTAGGTATAGATGATAAATTTAGAAGACATAGCGTTAAGAAAGGAGTTTTTAAAATTTCGTACGAAAAGAATGATGTAGAAATTGATATGAAAACTGGAAAAGGTGAAATAGTAACTTTTGTAAAAACACCAATTATCAGCCAAACGATGCAATTACATAAGAGTACTTCAAATTTCTGGATTTACTATTCAGATATATTTGCCATCAGCTTAATTGTTATTGCTTTAACAGGAACAATAATGGTAAAAGCGGGCAAGTTCAGCTTCAAAGAACGCGGTTGGAAATTAGCTCTAGCTGGAATTATATTCCCATTAATTTTCTTGTTTTTATTGGCATAA
- a CDS encoding TerC family protein: protein MIVDGFVWTCFIGFVLVMLALDLGVFHRKSHEIKIKEALIWSAVWISLALAFNYGIYVFMGKEKAIEFLTGYVIEKSLSIDNLFVFIMLFTYFNVNTKYQHKVLFWGILGALVMRAIFIFAGVALINKFHWIIYVFGVLLVFTGIKMLFHKDEKIDPDKNPLVRLFKKFFPVTDKEHGGKFFVKMNGRTFATPLFIVLLIVEFTDLIFAVDSIPAILAITNDTFIIFTSNVFAILGLRALYFALAGITKYFYYIKYGLSAILVFVGIKMTIVDFYKIPILYSLFTIGTILLISVLVSLVFPKKTDLINH, encoded by the coding sequence ATGATTGTAGATGGTTTTGTATGGACCTGTTTTATAGGTTTTGTTTTAGTAATGTTAGCTTTAGATTTAGGTGTATTCCATCGTAAATCGCACGAAATTAAAATTAAGGAAGCACTTATTTGGAGTGCTGTTTGGATTAGTCTTGCATTAGCTTTCAATTACGGTATATATGTTTTTATGGGTAAGGAAAAGGCGATCGAGTTCCTTACGGGTTATGTAATTGAAAAATCATTAAGTATCGACAATTTGTTTGTCTTTATTATGTTGTTTACCTATTTTAATGTGAATACTAAGTACCAACATAAAGTTTTATTTTGGGGTATTTTAGGCGCATTAGTAATGCGTGCAATTTTCATTTTTGCAGGTGTTGCTTTGATTAACAAATTTCACTGGATTATTTATGTATTTGGTGTTTTACTTGTTTTTACTGGAATCAAAATGCTTTTCCATAAGGATGAAAAAATCGATCCTGATAAAAACCCGCTAGTACGTTTATTTAAAAAATTCTTTCCCGTTACCGATAAGGAGCATGGAGGTAAGTTTTTTGTAAAAATGAATGGACGAACTTTTGCTACACCGTTATTCATTGTACTACTTATAGTGGAATTTACCGATTTAATTTTTGCAGTTGATTCCATACCGGCAATACTTGCAATTACTAATGATACATTTATCATCTTTACCTCAAACGTATTTGCGATCTTAGGATTAAGAGCTTTATATTTTGCTCTGGCGGGAATCACAAAATATTTTTATTATATAAAATACGGTCTGTCTGCAATACTTGTATTTGTAGGTATAAAAATGACTATTGTTGATTTTTATAAAATTCCTATTTTATATTCATTATTCACTATCGGAACCATTCTACTTATTTCGGTACTAGTTTCGCTCGTGTTTCCTAAAAAAACAGATTTAATAAACCACTAA
- a CDS encoding type IA DNA topoisomerase — protein sequence MKVCIAEKPSVAREIASVLGANTKHDGYYEGNGYAVTYTFGHLCTLKEPNDYKPHWKSWDLNNLPMLPEKFETKVVENSGIQKQFKIIKSLFDKASLVINCGDAGQEGELIQRWVMNEAQYKGEVQRLWISSLTTEAIKEGFQNLKPSANYDNLYYAGFSRAIGDWLLGMNATRLYTVKHGGYKQVLSIGRVQTPTLAMVVDRWKEIENFKPQPYWELQTLYRDILFSYEEGRFLKKDDGELLANKVKESEFEIISVEKKNGNEFAPKLFDLTGLQVYCNTKFGFSADETLKIVQTLYEQKVVTYPRVDTAFLPNDIYPKVAGILQNLTNYAALTEPLLGKKIKKSPKVFNDKKVTDHHAIIPTGVQNKLQYNQQQVYDIITKRFIAVFYDDCLVANTTVLGKAADVVFKTTGKEILKKGFRVVFEDPNNKEKEADLLPSFIVGEKGPHQPSFLEKETKPPNQFTEATLLRAMETAGKQVDDEDLRELMKENGIGRPSTRANIIETLFRRQYIVRNKKQVLPTPTGIQLIDTIQNELVKSAELTGSWEKQLKDIEKGTYTAGSFINNMKRMIEVLVDEVRSEKRHATISHVGTVQKEVVKVEKKKAAGILAEACPKCKKGTIIKGKSAYGCSDYKQGCTFLLPYVFADKKISENQYLRLLQKGSTVNLKDFKTDAGTVEGLLRFDENFILKFEPKKTTTPTPTVEIKTTSEVLACPKCQKGTVLKGKTAYGCSNYKEGCNFKVPFDIVREKLKDQKPTKDLVYKILKNSQ from the coding sequence ATGAAGGTCTGTATTGCCGAAAAACCAAGTGTAGCAAGAGAAATCGCATCCGTTTTAGGAGCGAATACTAAACACGATGGCTATTATGAAGGTAATGGTTATGCGGTTACGTACACCTTTGGACACTTATGCACCTTAAAAGAACCGAACGATTACAAACCGCATTGGAAAAGTTGGGATTTGAATAATTTGCCTATGCTTCCTGAAAAATTCGAAACCAAAGTAGTGGAGAATTCAGGAATTCAAAAGCAGTTTAAGATAATAAAATCTTTGTTTGACAAAGCCTCCTTAGTCATCAACTGCGGGGATGCTGGACAAGAAGGAGAGCTCATACAACGCTGGGTGATGAACGAAGCGCAATACAAAGGCGAAGTGCAGCGTTTATGGATTTCATCCTTAACTACTGAAGCGATAAAAGAGGGCTTTCAAAATCTAAAACCATCAGCTAATTACGATAATTTATATTATGCCGGATTTTCCAGAGCTATTGGCGACTGGTTGCTCGGTATGAATGCGACGCGCTTGTATACCGTAAAACATGGCGGATACAAACAAGTTTTGTCAATTGGTCGAGTACAAACGCCAACCTTAGCGATGGTTGTCGACCGCTGGAAGGAAATTGAGAATTTCAAACCGCAACCCTATTGGGAATTGCAAACGCTTTATAGAGATATTCTATTTAGTTATGAAGAAGGACGTTTTCTAAAAAAGGATGATGGAGAACTTTTGGCCAATAAAGTGAAGGAAAGTGAGTTCGAAATTATTTCTGTCGAAAAAAAGAACGGAAATGAATTTGCGCCCAAACTTTTTGACTTAACAGGTTTACAAGTATATTGTAATACGAAGTTTGGTTTCTCAGCTGACGAAACCTTAAAAATTGTCCAAACTTTATACGAACAAAAAGTAGTGACTTATCCCAGAGTGGACACTGCCTTTTTACCAAATGACATCTATCCAAAAGTAGCTGGTATTTTGCAAAATTTAACTAATTATGCAGCGTTGACCGAACCGCTTTTAGGCAAAAAGATTAAAAAATCACCTAAAGTTTTTAATGATAAAAAAGTAACAGATCACCACGCTATTATACCAACGGGAGTTCAAAATAAATTGCAATACAATCAGCAACAAGTGTATGATATTATTACAAAGCGCTTTATTGCCGTTTTCTATGATGATTGCTTGGTTGCCAATACAACAGTTTTAGGAAAAGCAGCTGATGTCGTTTTTAAAACCACTGGAAAAGAAATCTTGAAGAAGGGATTTCGCGTTGTTTTTGAAGATCCGAATAACAAAGAAAAAGAAGCTGATTTATTACCGAGTTTTATAGTGGGCGAAAAAGGGCCGCACCAACCATCGTTTTTAGAAAAGGAAACGAAACCACCTAATCAGTTTACAGAGGCGACTTTATTACGTGCCATGGAAACTGCCGGTAAACAAGTTGATGATGAAGATTTACGTGAATTAATGAAAGAAAACGGCATTGGCCGACCATCGACTCGTGCTAATATTATAGAGACACTTTTTAGAAGACAATATATTGTAAGAAACAAAAAGCAAGTATTACCTACTCCAACAGGAATTCAACTGATTGATACTATTCAAAATGAACTCGTAAAATCGGCTGAGTTGACAGGCTCTTGGGAAAAGCAACTGAAAGATATTGAAAAAGGAACCTATACCGCTGGTTCGTTTATCAATAATATGAAGCGCATGATTGAAGTTTTAGTAGATGAAGTCCGTAGTGAAAAGCGACACGCTACTATTTCGCATGTTGGAACTGTTCAAAAAGAAGTGGTTAAAGTAGAAAAAAAGAAAGCCGCAGGAATCTTGGCGGAAGCTTGTCCGAAATGTAAAAAGGGTACTATTATTAAAGGAAAGTCAGCGTATGGTTGTAGCGACTACAAACAAGGTTGCACCTTTTTATTACCTTATGTTTTTGCAGATAAAAAAATATCGGAGAATCAATACTTGCGATTACTACAGAAAGGTTCGACTGTAAATTTAAAAGACTTTAAAACGGATGCTGGAACTGTAGAAGGCTTACTTCGCTTTGACGAAAACTTTATACTCAAATTTGAACCTAAAAAAACTACTACTCCTACTCCAACGGTCGAAATTAAAACTACTTCGGAAGTATTGGCTTGTCCAAAGTGTCAAAAAGGAACTGTTTTAAAAGGGAAAACTGCTTATGGATGCAGCAATTATAAAGAAGGTTGCAATTTTAAAGTACCTTTTGATATTGTTCGAGAAAAATTGAAAGATCAGAAACCAACTAAAGATCTCGTTTATAAAATACTCAAAAACAGTCAGTAA
- a CDS encoding TonB-dependent siderophore receptor codes for MSNQIRILFILLFTSLFIQAQETGIIKGKIISADGFPLPGIAIKLGKVAKSTETNSNGEFSFNNFPTGYHTITLEGSGMKKQSQEIKVIADETNYVEFKLVEDITTLKELVIKIKQTPNKKKETVLSGLSIKPMDLPQSIQIVGHHVIEQQQAVRMSDVIKNINGVYVGSARGGAQESFWSRGYDMSTNNMFKNGFRFNNGSMPEVSSLERVEVLKGSAALLFGNVAPGGILNMVTKKPSFKSGGEITMQMGSNAFYKPSVDIYGPLDKNIAYRFTGSYENSESFRDVVKKERYYINPSVLFKASDKTEIVLQGDYLHDDWTPDFGTGIIGKTIVDLPRNTYLGATWSNGQTRQASVSGLIKHDFNDNWKLNFNSSFQNFERTSKGTERIQPAANGDWKRPLGQNRNLEQVIGEQVSLQGNFNTGKVKHQLFTGIDFENSFLQAYTFTFAPNTYGSGNIFDFANFDQGGAIPEGKNTKIVKTDTNRFGIYAQDLISLTDKFKVLAGIRWSWQESQANTQDLTKTPVVSKDDVKRIDQAFTPKVGLVFQPTKDMSLFASYSNSFTPNTGTTVDLKVIKPSLIDQYELGIKKDFWRGALSTNVTLYQIENSNLAQTAEFKADGSANTDSSIKTLSGATKSKGVEVDITARPTTGLSIIAGYSYNDMRYTKTSGLEGSFIVGDRLTRTPTNTANLSFFYTLQSGLLKGFSVGSSANYIGKRVGGWNNQYRAAEPTGIFDRGIPLEDYATVDVSAGYEWGKFSILCKLSNITNELNYTVHENYSVNPIAPRQVMTALKYKF; via the coding sequence ATGAGCAATCAAATTAGAATCTTATTTATCTTATTATTTACATCACTTTTTATACAAGCGCAAGAAACAGGTATCATCAAAGGAAAAATCATTTCAGCGGATGGATTTCCTCTACCTGGTATAGCAATCAAATTAGGAAAAGTGGCAAAATCTACGGAAACAAACTCGAATGGTGAGTTTAGTTTCAATAATTTCCCTACCGGATACCACACTATTACTCTAGAAGGTAGCGGTATGAAAAAGCAATCACAAGAGATTAAAGTTATTGCAGACGAAACTAATTATGTAGAATTCAAATTAGTTGAAGACATTACAACTCTTAAAGAATTAGTAATTAAAATTAAGCAAACTCCTAATAAGAAAAAAGAAACAGTTCTTTCTGGTTTAAGCATTAAACCAATGGACTTGCCACAAAGTATCCAAATCGTAGGACATCATGTTATCGAGCAGCAACAAGCCGTAAGGATGAGCGATGTTATCAAAAACATAAATGGTGTTTATGTAGGTTCAGCCCGTGGTGGTGCGCAGGAATCATTTTGGTCTAGAGGTTATGATATGTCAACTAATAACATGTTTAAAAATGGTTTCCGTTTTAACAATGGTTCTATGCCTGAGGTTTCTTCACTGGAGCGAGTTGAAGTACTTAAAGGAAGCGCAGCCTTATTATTTGGTAATGTAGCGCCAGGAGGAATCTTGAATATGGTTACTAAAAAACCCTCTTTCAAGAGCGGTGGTGAAATTACTATGCAAATGGGAAGCAATGCTTTCTACAAACCATCGGTTGATATTTACGGTCCTTTAGACAAAAACATCGCTTACCGTTTTACAGGTTCATACGAGAACTCAGAAAGTTTTAGAGATGTTGTAAAAAAAGAGCGCTATTACATCAATCCATCGGTTCTTTTTAAAGCTAGTGACAAAACTGAAATTGTATTACAAGGAGATTATTTGCATGACGATTGGACACCAGATTTTGGAACAGGAATCATAGGAAAAACAATTGTTGATTTGCCAAGAAATACCTACTTAGGGGCAACTTGGTCAAACGGTCAAACAAGACAAGCTAGTGTTTCTGGATTAATAAAACATGATTTTAATGACAACTGGAAACTAAACTTTAATAGTTCGTTTCAAAACTTCGAAAGAACCTCAAAAGGAACAGAACGTATACAACCAGCTGCTAACGGTGATTGGAAACGTCCTTTAGGTCAAAACAGAAACTTGGAACAAGTAATAGGAGAACAAGTAAGCCTACAAGGTAATTTTAATACAGGAAAAGTAAAACATCAATTATTCACAGGAATTGATTTTGAAAACTCTTTTCTACAAGCGTACACTTTTACATTTGCTCCAAATACTTATGGTAGCGGTAACATTTTCGACTTTGCAAATTTTGATCAAGGTGGCGCAATACCTGAAGGTAAAAACACTAAAATCGTAAAAACAGACACCAACCGTTTTGGAATCTATGCACAAGATTTAATTTCACTTACTGATAAGTTCAAAGTATTAGCGGGAATCCGTTGGTCTTGGCAAGAATCACAGGCAAATACGCAAGATTTAACTAAAACTCCGGTGGTTTCTAAGGATGATGTAAAACGTATTGATCAAGCGTTTACTCCTAAAGTAGGTTTAGTTTTTCAACCTACTAAAGACATGTCTTTGTTCGCAAGCTACTCTAACTCGTTTACTCCAAATACAGGAACAACAGTTGATCTAAAAGTAATAAAACCTTCTTTAATAGATCAGTATGAATTAGGAATCAAAAAAGATTTTTGGAGAGGAGCTTTGAGTACTAATGTAACTTTGTACCAAATTGAAAATAGCAACTTAGCACAAACTGCAGAGTTTAAAGCGGATGGTTCTGCCAATACCGATTCTAGTATAAAAACCTTAAGTGGCGCTACAAAAAGTAAAGGTGTAGAAGTTGATATTACTGCAAGACCGACAACAGGTTTAAGTATTATTGCGGGATATAGCTACAATGATATGCGTTACACTAAAACATCAGGATTAGAAGGAAGTTTTATTGTAGGAGATCGCTTGACTAGAACGCCTACAAATACAGCAAATTTAAGTTTCTTTTACACTTTACAATCAGGATTATTAAAAGGTTTCTCTGTAGGTTCATCAGCAAATTATATAGGTAAACGTGTTGGAGGATGGAACAACCAATATAGAGCAGCAGAACCAACTGGAATATTTGATAGAGGAATTCCCTTAGAAGATTACGCTACAGTTGACGTTTCAGCAGGATATGAGTGGGGTAAATTCTCGATTTTGTGTAAACTTTCGAATATTACAAATGAATTGAATTACACTGTTCACGAAAACTATAGTGTGAATCCAATTGCTCCACGCCAAGTAATGACAGCATTAAAATACAAGTTCTAA
- the prfA gene encoding peptide chain release factor 1, producing the protein MLDRLQIVKQRFDEISDLIIQPDVISDQKRYVQLNQEYKSLKALAEKRDEYVVLMANIDEANEIIADNSDADMTEMAKMQLDEAKERLPALEEEIKFMLIPKDAEDAKNVMVEIRAGTGGDEASIFAGDLFRMYTKYCENRGWRTSVVDMNEGTSGGFKEVIFEVSGEDVYGTLKFEAGVHRVQRVPQTETQGRVHTSAATVMVLPEAEEFDVQIDMNDVRVDFFCSSGPGGQSVNTTKSAVRLTHIPTGLVAQCQDQKSQHKNKDKAFGVLRSRLYEQELAKKQAEDATKRTSQVSSGDRSAKIRTYNYSQGRVTDHRIGMDVFDMDGVMNGKIQKLIDELQLVNNMEKLKEASEVF; encoded by the coding sequence ATGTTAGATAGACTTCAAATAGTAAAACAACGTTTCGATGAGATTTCGGATTTAATCATTCAGCCAGATGTAATCTCGGATCAGAAGCGTTATGTGCAATTGAATCAAGAGTATAAAAGTTTAAAAGCTTTAGCTGAAAAACGCGATGAATACGTAGTGTTGATGGCGAATATCGATGAAGCAAACGAAATAATTGCGGATAATAGTGATGCGGATATGACCGAAATGGCCAAAATGCAACTAGACGAAGCAAAAGAGAGATTACCAGCGCTGGAAGAGGAAATCAAATTTATGTTGATCCCTAAAGATGCAGAGGATGCTAAAAATGTAATGGTGGAGATTCGTGCTGGAACGGGTGGAGATGAAGCGAGTATTTTTGCAGGTGATTTATTTCGTATGTACACAAAATACTGTGAAAACAGGGGTTGGAGAACTTCGGTTGTGGATATGAATGAAGGAACATCTGGCGGTTTCAAAGAGGTGATTTTTGAAGTTAGCGGTGAAGATGTTTACGGAACTTTAAAGTTTGAAGCGGGTGTTCATCGTGTGCAACGTGTACCACAAACGGAAACGCAAGGTCGTGTGCATACATCAGCAGCTACGGTTATGGTGCTTCCAGAAGCGGAAGAGTTTGACGTGCAAATTGATATGAATGATGTGCGTGTTGACTTTTTCTGTTCGTCAGGACCAGGAGGACAATCGGTAAATACTACAAAATCTGCCGTACGTTTGACACACATTCCTACTGGATTAGTAGCACAATGTCAGGATCAAAAATCGCAACATAAGAATAAGGATAAAGCTTTTGGTGTTTTACGTTCTCGTTTGTACGAACAAGAATTAGCTAAAAAGCAAGCTGAGGATGCTACAAAACGTACTTCGCAAGTAAGTTCAGGTGACCGTTCTGCAAAGATTCGTACCTATAATTATTCACAAGGACGTGTAACGGATCACCGAATTGGAATGGACGTTTTTGATATGGATGGTGTAATGAACGGAAAAATCCAGAAACTAATTGACGAATTACAATTAGTTAACAACATGGAAAAATTAAAAGAGGCTAGTGAAGTATTCTAA
- a CDS encoding DUF6265 family protein, with the protein MKNKITILVLLLAFTACKNSNSEGTEKDKIKLAHWLLGNWENKSVEGSLTENWEKVNDSTYKATSYFTKGKDTLHFESINLQQKGEALTYTATIKGQNEDKPVAFNLTTSTEKQLVFENTKHDYPQKITYSQISKDSIIAEISGIQHGKSSTEKYLMAKIK; encoded by the coding sequence ATGAAAAACAAAATCACCATACTCGTATTACTTTTAGCTTTTACCGCTTGTAAAAATTCAAATTCAGAAGGAACTGAGAAAGACAAAATCAAATTAGCACATTGGCTATTGGGCAATTGGGAAAATAAATCAGTGGAGGGATCACTTACTGAAAATTGGGAAAAGGTAAATGACAGTACCTATAAGGCGACTTCTTATTTTACAAAGGGGAAAGACACCTTGCATTTTGAATCCATTAATTTGCAACAAAAAGGTGAAGCGCTAACATATACTGCAACAATAAAAGGTCAAAACGAGGACAAACCAGTTGCTTTTAACCTAACGACATCTACAGAAAAACAATTGGTTTTTGAAAATACAAAACATGATTATCCTCAAAAAATCACTTATTCTCAAATTTCAAAAGACAGCATTATTGCTGAAATTTCTGGAATACAGCACGGAAAATCAAGCACAGAGAAATACCTAATGGCTAAAATTAAATAG
- a CDS encoding sensor histidine kinase: MSKKISGEEESDNAYSNTLLLANKNLELQIIEIKKLENQLSKANAELIFQNKENKILVAELIIANQELIYQNQEKEKRAEELIVANTELKFQNEEKENRAAELIIANQELAFQNQEKQKRADELIVANTELEFQNQEKENRAAELIIANQELAFQNQEKQNRANELVIANQELEFQNKEKEKRANELLIANKEIESFTYISSHDLQEPLRKIQSFSGRIFVEEYDNLSAMGKYYVERTKLSALHMQTLINDLLAYSRTNTTQRKFVNSDLNQVVKEALEMLKEEVQDRDAIIEIQNLCEVNIIPFQFRQLIQNLVSNSLKFSIPGQKPHITISCDFIKYDESSSIDFNLNTDHHHISIIDNGIGFEPQYKDKIFDIFQRLNDRKEYSGTGIGLTIARKIVENHNGIITGTGKLNHGAQFDIYLPCEQ, from the coding sequence ATGTCAAAGAAAATTAGTGGTGAAGAGGAGAGTGACAATGCGTATTCTAATACATTATTACTAGCTAATAAAAATTTAGAACTGCAAATTATTGAAATAAAAAAACTTGAAAATCAATTAAGTAAAGCTAACGCTGAACTTATTTTTCAAAACAAAGAAAACAAGATCCTTGTAGCTGAATTAATCATTGCCAATCAAGAATTAATATATCAGAATCAAGAAAAAGAAAAACGCGCTGAAGAATTAATTGTAGCTAACACTGAGCTTAAATTTCAGAATGAAGAAAAAGAAAACCGTGCTGCCGAATTAATTATTGCGAATCAAGAATTAGCATTCCAAAATCAAGAAAAACAAAAAAGAGCAGATGAATTAATTGTCGCCAATACTGAACTTGAATTTCAAAATCAAGAAAAGGAAAATCGCGCGGCTGAATTAATTATTGCGAATCAAGAATTAGCATTCCAAAATCAAGAAAAGCAAAACCGAGCTAACGAGTTAGTTATAGCCAATCAAGAGTTAGAGTTTCAGAATAAAGAAAAAGAAAAACGGGCAAACGAATTGCTTATTGCAAATAAGGAAATTGAGTCATTTACATATATCTCGAGTCATGATTTACAAGAACCTTTACGAAAAATTCAATCTTTTTCTGGTAGAATTTTTGTCGAGGAATACGACAATTTATCTGCAATGGGTAAGTATTATGTAGAACGGACTAAACTTTCTGCATTGCACATGCAAACATTGATAAATGATTTGCTTGCTTATTCAAGAACAAATACAACGCAACGAAAATTTGTAAATAGTGATTTAAACCAAGTGGTGAAAGAAGCTCTGGAAATGCTGAAAGAAGAGGTACAAGATCGAGATGCCATTATCGAAATTCAGAACTTATGTGAAGTAAACATAATTCCATTTCAATTCCGACAATTAATTCAAAACTTAGTTAGCAATTCCCTTAAATTTTCTATTCCCGGACAAAAACCTCACATTACCATTAGTTGTGATTTTATAAAATACGACGAATCGAGTAGTATAGATTTTAATTTAAACACAGATCATCACCACATCAGCATTATTGACAATGGTATTGGGTTTGAACCGCAATATAAAGACAAGATTTTTGACATATTCCAGCGCTTAAATGATAGAAAAGAATATTCTGGAACAGGAATAGGACTGACGATTGCAAGAAAGATAGTTGAGAATCATAATGGAATAATTACTGGTACAGGAAAACTAAATCACGGTGCTCAATTTGACATTTATCTTCCATGTGAACAATAA
- a CDS encoding zf-TFIIB domain-containing protein, which produces MNCPTCIVPLVMSDRQGIEIDYCPQCRGIWLDRGELDKIIERSAADAPTSLPPTQQPYFGNQPQQGHYKEHRKKHWLNELFD; this is translated from the coding sequence ATGAATTGTCCCACCTGTATTGTTCCACTTGTTATGTCTGATAGACAAGGAATTGAAATTGATTATTGTCCACAATGTCGCGGAATCTGGCTTGACAGAGGTGAACTTGATAAAATTATAGAAAGATCTGCTGCTGATGCTCCAACTAGTTTGCCACCAACTCAGCAGCCTTATTTTGGTAATCAGCCACAACAAGGTCATTATAAAGAGCATAGAAAAAAACACTGGCTTAATGAATTGTTTGACTAG